TTGAGCACTTCGACGGCCTGGGCTCTATCCAGTTTTCCGCACAGCAGGGCGCTGTCATATTCCAGCTTATCGCTGAAGAAGAAATCCACCAGGGCGGGCACTTCGGACAGTACCCTGGCCCTTTCCTGCACGAGCGTGGATATCCGCTGCAAATAACCCGCATCGATGACCGTATCAGTGATGGCCTGTTTCACGAAAGGCATACTTCTATCGCTGAACTCCTGCGGGCTGAGGTTGCGTATATAGACACCGTTCATCCATTCCAGCTTGGCCGGGTTAAAGACCGCGGCGGTTTTGCTGACCCGCTCGATGGTGAAGTTCTTAACGATCTCCTGGCAGGTCATTATCTCCGTTTTATCGTCCAGCGACCATCCGAGCAGCGAGAGGAAGTTTATCATGGCCTCCGGAAGATATCCTTTGTCCCTGTATTCATCGATGGACGTGGCGCCGTGGCGTTTGCTCAGCTTGGACTTGTCCGGACCGAGTATCATGGGAAGGTGCGCAAAGAGGGGAGGCTGCCAACCGAACGCGGCATAGAGGAGCACGTGCCTGGGAGTGCTGGACAGCCACTCCTCGGCCCGCATGACATGCGAGATCTGCATCTGGTGATCGTCCACTATATTGGCCAGGTGATATGTGGGATAACCGTCGGACTTGAGCAGCACAAAGTCATCCAGGGTGCTGTTTTCAAATATCACTTCACCCCTGATCAGGTCGGTTATCACCGTCCTTCCCTCCAGGGGTGACTTGAAGCGTATCACCGGCGCAACAGCGGAGTCACCCGCCGCCGTTTTCCCGTGGCCGAGGTCGCGGCAATGTCTGTCGTAGCCGGGCGGCTGCTTGAGCTTGATCTGCTCCTGCCGCATGGCATCGAGCCTCTCTGAAGAGCAGTAACAATAGTATGCCTTGCCCTCGCTCACCAGCTTATCCCCGTACTCCCGATACATATCCAGGCGCTGGGACTGATAAAACGGGCCTTCGTCCCAGTCCATCCCCATCCACTGCAGGCTGTTAAGAATGACCTCAACGGCACCCTCCACTTTTCGCGCCTGGTCCGTATCCTCAATGCGAAGGATGAAGGTCCCGCCGGTGTGACGGGCGAAGAGCCAGTTGAAAAGCGCCGTCCTGATATTGCCCAGATGCGGATATCCGGTGGGACTGGGTGCAAAACGCACCCTTACCGGTGCTTCCATGTTACCTGATACCTCCGCGCGCCAGCGACTGGTTATAAACAACCTGTTTGACCGGCAGCTTTACCACATAGGTGTCGGCCATTTTATCGTGCATGCCCTGTTTATGGCTGTCGAAAGCGATAACGATGAAGCCTATGCCCAATGTTGCCACGCAGAGCATGCCGCCGAGAAAGCGGATGAACGAATAGCGCAGGTCCAGCGGAGAGCTGTCCGTGCGGATGATTTTAATGCCCAGGCTGAGCTTGCCCACCGTCTGGCCCGAGGCTGCAGCGCAGGCCACGAAATAGACAGTGTTGGCCACCAGCAGAGCCAGCAGCAGGGTGGCGAAAAGCCATATGGCGCCCGCCGACAGCGGCGCGCCCGCAGCGATGTTTCCGAAAGTGGCGATAACGCCCGGCACGTTGGGAAATATCCAGAAAAAGGATTGGGATACTACGCAGTACAAAATATATAAACCCGCTATTAATATCAAGAAATCTATCAGCGCAGCGGCCAGCCTGATCCAGAAACCTGCGTACTCGAGGGCATAATCTTTGGGCTTCTCTTTCAACGCTGACTCCTATCGGGGACTATCTTAATCAGCAGAAAACCAGTAACCGGAACCCTGTCGCCTGCCGACATATGAGGCCGGGGCCGATCAAGCGGCGCGCCTTATCTCTAATCTTACTTCTCTTTAGGCTTGCTCTTGGTGAGGGTCTTATACATTTCCTCGTATTCCCGCAAGTTCTGGCGCAGGCGCTCGACCAGCTGTTCGGCCTGTCTGAGCTTGCCACGGGTTTCCTCTATCTGGGTGGTGATATTGAAGAGCAGCTCGTTGCGCCTGTTGGCGGCATCAACTTCAAAGGTAGTGAAGTCCTCAGCGCCGGCCGCCGGCGGTGTGTTTGCGATCTGGCTATACACGTCGCCCTGCCCGCTGTAGGGATCCTTTCTTGACTGCCCGAATTTATCCTGTGGTCTCATTTTGAAACCTCGCTTTTGAGTTTAATTTAACATACCACCTGGCTAAATAGCAACAGGTTTCAAACCTTTCCCTTATCCAGGGACTTGAGTACCTGCTCAAGGTCAGCCGGCAGAGGACAGGTGAAGGAGCGTATCTGCCCGCTGCCGGGCAGCCTGATCTCGAGACAGCAGGCGTGAAGGAACTGGCGGGGCGCCGGGATGGAAGACCTCCCGTATTTTTTATCCCCGACTACAGGGTGGCCTATGGCGGACATGTGCACCCTGATCTGATGCGTCCGGCCCGTCCGGATACGCACCTCGGCCAGCGTACAGCTCTTCAGATAACGCAACACGCGATAATCGGTTCTGGCCGCCCTGCCGCTGGTTACTACCGCCATCCTCTTGCGGTCCGCAGGGTCCCTCCCGATAGGCGCCTCGATGGCGCCCCGTTCCGGCTCAAGCTTTCCCTGCACCAGAACCAAATAGACTTTTTTTATTGACCGGGATTTGAACTGGTCGACCAGGTCCAGCCGCGCCTTCTCGTTCCTGGCTACAACGATCAGTCCGGAAGTGTCCTTGTCCAGGCGGTGCACGATGCCGGGACGCGCCGTATCCCCGAAGCAGTCAAAGTCGGGAAAGCGTTGCAGAAGAGCATTGACCAGCGTATGGCCGGCATGCCCCGGGGCAGGATAGACAGTCAGGCCGGCCGGTTTATCGATGACCGCTATTTCAGTATCTTCATAAATGACGTCAAGGTCGATGTCCTCGGGCTCGAGTTTGGATATCGGGGTCGGAGGGATTGAGATATCGACGAGGTCAGAGAATTTGAGACGGCGCGCCGGGCTGGCCTGACACCCATTAATGGTGACTTGCCCCGATTTGATCAGCTTCTGTATATGCGAACGCGTCAGATCGGGCAGGGCCTCGGCAAGGAACCTGTCCAGCCGGACATCGTCGATACCGGCCTCAAATGTCCTTTTTTGTGTTTCCCGGCTTTGGCTCATGTTTCTTCCCCAGATTGACCAGGGCGACGAAGGCGAGCAGGATGGCCCCGACCGTTATGGCTGAGTCAGCGACATTAAATGCAGGCCAGTAGACATTGTCCCAGAGCCTGACGTAGATGAAATCCGTTACACGGCCAAACCTCAGCCTGTCGATGAGATTGCCCAGCGCCCCGGCAAAGATGAAGCTCAGCGCCAGGCCTCCCATAAAACCAAGCTCACCGAGATATTTGAAGAAGAGCAGCACCACCACCAGGCCGGCTATGGCAACGATACTGAGCAGAAAAGCCTGGTTGGTGAACAGGCCGAAAGCCGACCCGGTATTCTGCACATTTACGATGGTCAACCGCCCGATCTCGGGGAATGCTCCGCCCGGCGGCAGGCTGGCGCGGATCCACTCCTTGGACAGGATATCAAGTATCAGTATTGCAGCAATAATAGCGATGAAGATAAGGGCATACCACCATTTGACGCGTTTTTGCGTAACTTTTTTATGCTGCAATTATTCTCCGCTTACAAAACTCATGATCCGGCGATGGCTCAGGGGCCGAATCCGTACAAAGAACTATTCTATATTACAAAAATTTATATGACAAGCCGATCGAGCATTGAGCGAACCTGCCTGATAGTATCAACGGCCTGAGCTCGCCAGTGATTATTGGCAAATATAAAAGTGTTTTCAGCTTTGCTGCTGATCATCTGAATCCTGGGAAGCCACTGCTCCAACTCTCCGGGGCTGTATGAATAATCATAGCGTTCCCAGGCCTGTTCGTGGTGCCACCACCTGGCAGCGTTCCTGCCATGGAACCGGATATATCCTGTCCTGCTTGTCACCTTGGCCACAGGCGGCATCAGCCGGGGCAACTCCGGCTCGTCCACGCAGCAGAATCCTATATCGCGGGCCGTGAGCCAGCTGCGAGTCTCGTTATTAAGCCAGGCGGAATTGCGGAATTCTATGACGAGCGGATACCCCTGCAGCCAATCTCCCAGCCTCTGCAGATAATCGCGGTTGGTGGAATTGTACCCGAAGCTGTAAGGGAACTGCGCCAGTACACATCCCAGCTTGCCGGCGGTCACCAGCGGCTGTAATATGCGTGCAAAAGCGCGGCTGGCCTCTTCCCCGCTTTCACGCACATGCGTCATCTCCTGGTTTGCCTTGACAGAGAAAAGGAAGCCCTCGCCTGTTTTAGCTGCCATGGATTCCATGGCAGCAAGGCCCGGAAGAGCATAATATGTAGAGTTCAGCTCCAGCGAATTGAATTCCCGGGCGTAATAGCTCAACCAGCTCTTTGCTGGCAGACCCTCGGGATAATAAACTCCCACCCAGTCTTTATAGCTGAAGCCGCAGGTGCCGCAGTAGATCACTACTCACCTCCCACATCTGGACACAGATGCAAACCGGGCCGCGATGATATAATCCCGATAATCTCTTTGAAGAAATTAGCGGTCGACCAGCGCCAGTATACCCCAAACGATAAGAAATATGCCGATGATCCAGCGCGCCATATCGAACCAGAAAATGCATAAAACACCGGCAATAATCGCGAGAACGGCTTTAGCTACGGTGCTCATCGTGAAATGCTTACTTGCCATCAGGTGTAAACCTCCTGTATCAATAATGTTCCACATATTATAAGCTTTTGACTTGGAGTGTCAATTCAACGTAAAGTTATATCACAATCGGCAATAAAAAAAGGCGGCGGATATTAATATCCGCCGCCTTTTATAATCAAGCGTTTATACTTCCCGGAATTCACCTTCCACTGTGCCCTCATCCCCGGGGGGAGGAGGCGAACCGGCATCCTGCGGGCCTTCCTGGCCGCCGGGGCCTCCGTCGGGCGGTGGAGACGTCTTTTGATATACGGCCGCTCCGATCTTCTGCATGGATTCGTTGAGCGCCTGCAGGGAGCTCTTGATGTAGCTGATATCGGTGCCCTGCAATGCTGACCTGGTGGCCGCTATCTTACCTTCGACTTCGCTCTTGAGGTCGGCGGGTATTTTATCGCTGTATTCGCGTATGGTCTTCTCGGCAGAGTACATGGTGGCTTCAGCCACGTTCTTGGTTTCAACCTCTTCCTTCTTACGCGTATCGTCGGCAGCATGAGCCTCGGCCTCGTGGCGCATCTTTTCCACTTCATCCTTGCTCAGGCCGCTGGATGCTGTAATGGTGATCTTCTGTTCCTTGCCGGTGCCCTTGTCCTGCGCGCGGACATTCAGGATGCCGTTTGCATCTAGATCAAAGGTGACCTCTACCTGAGGCACACCGCGTGGCGCAGGCAGGATACCGTCCAGGATGAACCTGCCGAGGGTCTTGTTGTCGCCCGACATGGGACGTTCGCCCTGCAGCACATGAATCTCCACGCTCGGCTGATTATCGGCGGCCGTGCTGAACACCTGGCTCTTGGAAGTGGGTATGGTGGTGTTCCTGGGGATGAGAGGAGTCATCACGCCACCCAGAGTCTCAATGCCGAGTGTGAGCGGGGTTACGTCGAGCAGCAGGATGTCCTTGACGTCTCCTTTGAGGACGCCGCCCTGTATGGCTGCGCCCAGCGCCACAGCTTCGTCCGGATTGATACCCTTGATGGGCTCCTTTCCGAAGAACTGACGTACGATCTCCTGTACCCTGGGCATCCTGGTCTGGCCGCCCACCAGAATGACATCTGTAACCTGCGCTGCCGTGAGGCCTGCATCCGAAAGGGCTTTCTTGCACGGCTCGATGCTTCTCTCCAGCAGGTCAGCGGCCAGCTGTTCCAGCTTGGCGCGGGTCAGTGTGATATTAAGGTGCTTGGGTCCTGACGCGTCGGCGGTGATAAAGGGCAGGTTGATCTCGGTTTGCCCGGTCGTTGAGAGCTCCCTCTTGGCTTTTTCCGCAGCGTCCTTTAAACGTTGCAGGGCCATCCTGTCCTGACGGAGATCGATGCCCTGCTCCTTTTTAAACTCGTCGGTCAGCCAATCCATCACCTTCAGATCTATATCATCGCCGCCGAGGTGTGTGTCGCCATTGGTTGATTTAACCTGGAAGGTACCGTCACCCAGCTCCAGGATGGATATATCGAAGGTTCCTCCACCCAGGTCGTAAACCGCGATCATCTCCTCTTTCTTCTTGTCAAGACCGTAAGCCAGCGCCGACGCCGTCGGCTCATTAACTATACGGATGACGTTAAGGCCGGCGATAGTGCCGGCATCTTTGGTGGCCTGCCTCTGGCTGTCGTTGAAGTAAGCCGGGACCGTAATTACGGCATCGGTTACTTTGTCGCCGAGAAAAGCTTCGGCGTCCATCTTGAGCTTCTGCAGGATCATAGCCGATATCTCTGCGGGGCTGTATTCCTTGCCACCCATAATTACTTTAGCGTCGCCATTGCTCCCCTCAACGATCTTATAGGGCAGTCGTTTGATATCGTTTTGGACCTCGGCGTCCTTGTACTTGCGGCCCATCAAACGCTTAATGCTGAAGATGGTGTTTTCCGGATTGGTAATCGCCTGCCGCTTGGCAAGCAACCCTACCAGCCGTTCGCCTTTTTTGTCCACTGCCACCACGGACGGTGTCAAACGCTCGCCCTCGCGGTTGGCGATGATTACCGGCTCGCCGCCCTCCATCGTCGCCACAAGGCTGAACGTTGTTCCAAGATCTATGCCAACTGTTCTTCCCATTTTATCCTCCTGATTTTCAGTATTTTATTTACTGATACTCCTTTTTTCATTTTTATTCATTGTCGGGGCACTTTTTATCACTACCCGCCCCGGTATTATTCCCTTTACCGACAGATACCTGCGAGGCCCTGAGCACCCTGTCTTTGATAGCATAGCCCTTCCGGTGCTCGGAAACGACAATTCCCTCGTCTCCATCTTCATAGGCAACCGCTTCATGAAAGTTGGGGTCGAAGGCCTGGCCCACGCAGTCGATTGCCGTGCAGCCGTGCGTACGCAGGATATCCTGAAGATTGCGCTGAATGATCCTGAAGCCTTCAACCCAGGTTGAGTCTTTAAACCTGGGATCAACCATATTAAAAGCGCGTTCCATATCGTCTGCAACAGGCAGCAACTGTTTCATCATCTCGGCATTAGCCCGCGATTGATATTCCTGTTTCTCCTGTTCCGTCCTTTTTTTCAGGTTCTGATAGTCGGCCCGTTCCCTCTGGGCATCGGCCAAGTAGGTATTGGCCTTTTCCTCTGCCTCTGCGAGGGCTTTTTTCAGTTCATCGATAGTGTCCTGTTCCTGTGAAACGGATTCCTCTGCCAAGATAACCTCCTGATTCAATTACCGGCTTTCATCGCGGCAGACTCTGGCAACCAGCTCGCTCAGCAAACCTGAAATATAATTCACAGTGGAGATGGCCTTTGAGTAGTCCATCCTCTTGGGGCCGATAATTCCTACCGCCCCCTGCACCTGGTCAGGCACGCCGTAATTGCTGAATACAAGGCTGAGGTCGCGCAGAGCGGATTCGCGATTCTCTTCGCCTATGATTACCTTGACTCCCTCATCCGTGACCTGCCAGTCGATTACGTTTCTCAACCAGCCCTTGGCTTCCATCAGCTCAAGCACGCCCAGCATGCGCTCACGCTGCACAAACTCCGGCTGTTCCAGCATCAGCCGCAATCCATCAAAATACGATGTCTCATATTCAATGGCATCTTCGCTGGCCATAACTTCTTTAATGGCATCGGAGATCTTCTTCTCCAGGGGGGTCATCTCCAGCTTCCTGGCTGCGATCTGGCCGCGCGTCCGGCCTGCGTATTCCCGGTTGAACTTAACGGCTGCTTCGCTCAACTGAGCCTGATCAACAGTGTCTGAAAATTTAATGGTCTGCCGCCTCAACACCGCGTTGCCCAGTATCAGCACCATCATGGCGATATATTGCTGCATGGAGATCAGCTCGATGTGTTTATACCGGCATTCGGCTGATTTGGGGAAGGTGACAATAGCAGTATTCCCCACCAGGCGCGACATCACGCCCGCAGCTACCTTAAGCAACCTGTCGTACTCATCAACGGCCGCATCCAGCAAACGCCTGATACGTTTCTGCTCTTCACTGGAAAGGTCTATGTGGCCCGATATATTTTCAACGTAAAACCTGTAGCCTTTGTCCAGCGGAACACTGCCCGCTGACGTATAAGGCCTCGTTATATATCCATCATCCTCGAGTGAGGCCATATCATTCCTGATCGTGGCCGGGCTCACGCCAAGACTGTGATGGCGCAGAATAGCTTCCGATGCCACCGGTGTGGCCGTTGCAATATACTCACTGACTATTATTTTTAAAACAGCGTCTCGTCTTTTATAAGCAGCCTTGCTCATTTTTAGCACTCTCCACTTTAGACTGCTAATTTACTATATACTTTAGCACTGGATTAAAAACAAGTCAAAATTGGGGAAGGAGGGCGGCCCGGAGGCCGCCCTGATATGTTCTTTATGTATCCGGCGATAAGGGCTTATTTGGGTGAAGCGATAACCTCCAATACAACATCCGACCACTGAATATACTGGGCAACGTTGTTGCCGTTAAAGGACCGCTTCATAAAACCGGCTTCGGCCTGGAACCTTTCAAGCCTGTTGTCCACCGCAGTGATAAGCTCCGGCGTTACATCCACTTCCACTATCGGTTTGTTCAAGTAAGCTTCCGATCGCTGGAAAGGTGAGCCGTCAACGGTGCCAAACTTGGGCAACGTAGTGCCGTATGAAATGCGCATGACCTGGAATCCACCCACTCCGGTCACCGGATCGAATGGATCATCACCCACCACTCTACCATCAATAAACTTAAGCTTGGCCTGTTTTATCTCCATGCCTAAAAGCGGGAAAATATTGTAACTGAAGAACGCGCGATAACCTATGTTCTTCTCATCGTCTCCCGCTTTATATATGCTGTTGTCCCTGTCGCCCTCGGATGTAACCGTGCCGCTCTCTTTGGGTATCAGGGTGAAGGTCTGAACGCTGCTGGGAGACGCCACCGGTATCACGATCTCCTGCCTGGTCTCGGCGCCCTTTCCATCGCTAACCACCACGAAAACGCTGTAATTACCCGATTTACCGGGCGCAGTCCATGATACCTTATTGCCGACGCCGCTCAGGGCGCCTTCCCTGGCCTCCCATTTGTACTGGACCGCATCTCCGTCCTGATCGCTGGCAATGCAGGTGAGAATAGCTGTAGTTGACGGCAGAAGCGCGGCAGGATCAGCCGTAAGGCCTGTGATGGAAGGGGCATGGTTAGCGCTCACAGTAATGGACACCGTTGCCTGCGCCGACCCGCCTTTGCCGTCATCGACAGTCAGTTTTATCTCATAGGTGCCATAACCTTTGGGAGCACGCCAGGTGGTATTAGGCCTGCCATTCTCGACAAATTCGCCGCCGGTGGCAGTCCAGTTGAAGTTGATACTATCTTCATTAGGATCGGATACCACGCTCTGTATATTCACCATTGCCCCGGGATATGTCTGGGTTTGCGCGGCAGTAAGGCTGGCTATGACCGGGGGCATATTGCCCGCGGGCGCCTCCTGCGCGGGTGTGGCGGCCGGCTGTGCGCAGGCTGCGACCGCCGTCAACGTGACAATCGCCATGAGTACCAGTGCATAAGCAATCCTGTTTTTCCTCATATATAACCTCCTGATTAATCGATTTCTGTTACGGAGCAAACGTGATAAGCAGGCTAACCTCCGGCCATTCGATATAATCTATGGAATTATTGCCGTTGCTCGCCCTGTAGAAAAGGGCTTCCAGTTGCAACCTGTCGGCACCCGCGGCAACCAGGCTTCTGACTTCATTGG
The nucleotide sequence above comes from Dehalococcoidia bacterium. Encoded proteins:
- a CDS encoding nucleotide exchange factor GrpE, yielding MAEESVSQEQDTIDELKKALAEAEEKANTYLADAQRERADYQNLKKRTEQEKQEYQSRANAEMMKQLLPVADDMERAFNMVDPRFKDSTWVEGFRIIQRNLQDILRTHGCTAIDCVGQAFDPNFHEAVAYEDGDEGIVVSEHRKGYAIKDRVLRASQVSVGKGNNTGAGSDKKCPDNE
- a CDS encoding Ig-like domain-containing protein, whose product is MRKNRIAYALVLMAIVTLTAVAACAQPAATPAQEAPAGNMPPVIASLTAAQTQTYPGAMVNIQSVVSDPNEDSINFNWTATGGEFVENGRPNTTWRAPKGYGTYEIKLTVDDGKGGSAQATVSITVSANHAPSITGLTADPAALLPSTTAILTCIASDQDGDAVQYKWEAREGALSGVGNKVSWTAPGKSGNYSVFVVVSDGKGAETRQEIVIPVASPSSVQTFTLIPKESGTVTSEGDRDNSIYKAGDDEKNIGYRAFFSYNIFPLLGMEIKQAKLKFIDGRVVGDDPFDPVTGVGGFQVMRISYGTTLPKFGTVDGSPFQRSEAYLNKPIVEVDVTPELITAVDNRLERFQAEAGFMKRSFNGNNVAQYIQWSDVVLEVIASPK
- the lspA gene encoding signal peptidase II; amino-acid sequence: MQHKKVTQKRVKWWYALIFIAIIAAILILDILSKEWIRASLPPGGAFPEIGRLTIVNVQNTGSAFGLFTNQAFLLSIVAIAGLVVVLLFFKYLGELGFMGGLALSFIFAGALGNLIDRLRFGRVTDFIYVRLWDNVYWPAFNVADSAITVGAILLAFVALVNLGKKHEPKPGNTKKDI
- the gltX gene encoding glutamate--tRNA ligase encodes the protein MEAPVRVRFAPSPTGYPHLGNIRTALFNWLFARHTGGTFILRIEDTDQARKVEGAVEVILNSLQWMGMDWDEGPFYQSQRLDMYREYGDKLVSEGKAYYCYCSSERLDAMRQEQIKLKQPPGYDRHCRDLGHGKTAAGDSAVAPVIRFKSPLEGRTVITDLIRGEVIFENSTLDDFVLLKSDGYPTYHLANIVDDHQMQISHVMRAEEWLSSTPRHVLLYAAFGWQPPLFAHLPMILGPDKSKLSKRHGATSIDEYRDKGYLPEAMINFLSLLGWSLDDKTEIMTCQEIVKNFTIERVSKTAAVFNPAKLEWMNGVYIRNLSPQEFSDRSMPFVKQAITDTVIDAGYLQRISTLVQERARVLSEVPALVDFFFSDKLEYDSALLCGKLDRAQAVEVLNRTIRALENIREWRACDMEAAIRPLAEELGLKAGPFFGVLRVAVTGRTASPPLFETMEVLGRDRSMARLKAALHKI
- the hrcA gene encoding heat-inducible transcriptional repressor HrcA; this encodes MSKAAYKRRDAVLKIIVSEYIATATPVASEAILRHHSLGVSPATIRNDMASLEDDGYITRPYTSAGSVPLDKGYRFYVENISGHIDLSSEEQKRIRRLLDAAVDEYDRLLKVAAGVMSRLVGNTAIVTFPKSAECRYKHIELISMQQYIAMMVLILGNAVLRRQTIKFSDTVDQAQLSEAAVKFNREYAGRTRGQIAARKLEMTPLEKKISDAIKEVMASEDAIEYETSYFDGLRLMLEQPEFVQRERMLGVLELMEAKGWLRNVIDWQVTDEGVKVIIGEENRESALRDLSLVFSNYGVPDQVQGAVGIIGPKRMDYSKAISTVNYISGLLSELVARVCRDESR
- a CDS encoding RDD family protein — translated: MKEKPKDYALEYAGFWIRLAAALIDFLILIAGLYILYCVVSQSFFWIFPNVPGVIATFGNIAAGAPLSAGAIWLFATLLLALLVANTVYFVACAAASGQTVGKLSLGIKIIRTDSSPLDLRYSFIRFLGGMLCVATLGIGFIVIAFDSHKQGMHDKMADTYVVKLPVKQVVYNQSLARGGIR
- the dnaK gene encoding molecular chaperone DnaK, coding for MGRTVGIDLGTTFSLVATMEGGEPVIIANREGERLTPSVVAVDKKGERLVGLLAKRQAITNPENTIFSIKRLMGRKYKDAEVQNDIKRLPYKIVEGSNGDAKVIMGGKEYSPAEISAMILQKLKMDAEAFLGDKVTDAVITVPAYFNDSQRQATKDAGTIAGLNVIRIVNEPTASALAYGLDKKKEEMIAVYDLGGGTFDISILELGDGTFQVKSTNGDTHLGGDDIDLKVMDWLTDEFKKEQGIDLRQDRMALQRLKDAAEKAKRELSTTGQTEINLPFITADASGPKHLNITLTRAKLEQLAADLLERSIEPCKKALSDAGLTAAQVTDVILVGGQTRMPRVQEIVRQFFGKEPIKGINPDEAVALGAAIQGGVLKGDVKDILLLDVTPLTLGIETLGGVMTPLIPRNTTIPTSKSQVFSTAADNQPSVEIHVLQGERPMSGDNKTLGRFILDGILPAPRGVPQVEVTFDLDANGILNVRAQDKGTGKEQKITITASSGLSKDEVEKMRHEAEAHAADDTRKKEEVETKNVAEATMYSAEKTIREYSDKIPADLKSEVEGKIAATRSALQGTDISYIKSSLQALNESMQKIGAAVYQKTSPPPDGGPGGQEGPQDAGSPPPPGDEGTVEGEFREV
- a CDS encoding DUF72 domain-containing protein; this translates as MIYCGTCGFSYKDWVGVYYPEGLPAKSWLSYYAREFNSLELNSTYYALPGLAAMESMAAKTGEGFLFSVKANQEMTHVRESGEEASRAFARILQPLVTAGKLGCVLAQFPYSFGYNSTNRDYLQRLGDWLQGYPLVIEFRNSAWLNNETRSWLTARDIGFCCVDEPELPRLMPPVAKVTSRTGYIRFHGRNAARWWHHEQAWERYDYSYSPGELEQWLPRIQMISSKAENTFIFANNHWRAQAVDTIRQVRSMLDRLVI
- a CDS encoding RluA family pseudouridine synthase, encoding MSQSRETQKRTFEAGIDDVRLDRFLAEALPDLTRSHIQKLIKSGQVTINGCQASPARRLKFSDLVDISIPPTPISKLEPEDIDLDVIYEDTEIAVIDKPAGLTVYPAPGHAGHTLVNALLQRFPDFDCFGDTARPGIVHRLDKDTSGLIVVARNEKARLDLVDQFKSRSIKKVYLVLVQGKLEPERGAIEAPIGRDPADRKRMAVVTSGRAARTDYRVLRYLKSCTLAEVRIRTGRTHQIRVHMSAIGHPVVGDKKYGRSSIPAPRQFLHACCLEIRLPGSGQIRSFTCPLPADLEQVLKSLDKGKV